A genome region from Micromonospora peucetia includes the following:
- a CDS encoding tyrosine-type recombinase/integrase has translation MKSRAGRRAVGIPAPLLKALKQHRAAQEKERETAAQLWEEGDWVFAQPNGRPIDPRADHDAWKALLKEANVRDARLHDARHTAATMLLALGVPTRAVMEVMGWSQMAMTTRYQHLDLRHR, from the coding sequence GTGAAGTCTCGGGCCGGTCGCCGTGCCGTCGGTATTCCCGCTCCCCTGCTCAAAGCGCTGAAGCAGCACAGGGCAGCCCAGGAGAAGGAACGGGAGACCGCAGCCCAACTCTGGGAGGAAGGCGATTGGGTGTTCGCCCAACCGAACGGCCGACCGATCGACCCGCGCGCCGATCATGACGCGTGGAAGGCGCTGCTGAAGGAGGCGAACGTACGGGATGCCCGCCTGCACGACGCCCGGCACACGGCCGCGACCATGCTCCTGGCGCTCGGCGTGCCGACCCGCGCGGTCATGGAGGTAATGGGCTGGTCGCAGATGGCGATGACGACCCGCTATCAGCACCTCGATCTCCGGCATCGCTGA